Proteins from a genomic interval of Lelliottia amnigena:
- the ripA_1 gene encoding AraC family transcriptional regulator — translation MLGLGLDGYDPDSQHHAAVAFHIRVVEDEQRIPRHQHRKGQLILALRGAITCEVDNAMWMVPPQYAVWIPGQIVHSNKATPGAQLCFLFIEPGAVTLPDRCCTLKISPLVRELILTLASKTAGQLALPATSRLTDVLFDEIPQQPQEQLQLPVSPHPKIRMMSNTMAEQPAEWQTLAQWASHFAMSERNLARLVVKETGLSFRRWRHQLQLIVALQLLISGKSVQQVAQSLGYDSTTAFITMFRKGLGQTPGRYIASLSTTSR, via the coding sequence ATGTTAGGTCTTGGACTCGACGGCTACGATCCAGACAGCCAGCACCATGCGGCAGTGGCGTTTCATATTCGCGTCGTGGAAGACGAGCAACGCATTCCGCGGCATCAGCATCGTAAAGGGCAATTGATCCTTGCCCTGCGTGGGGCGATTACCTGCGAAGTGGACAACGCCATGTGGATGGTACCGCCGCAATACGCGGTGTGGATACCCGGCCAGATCGTGCACAGTAACAAGGCAACGCCAGGGGCTCAGCTCTGTTTCCTGTTTATTGAACCCGGCGCGGTGACGCTACCGGATCGCTGCTGCACGCTTAAAATCTCTCCGCTGGTGCGCGAGTTAATCCTGACGCTGGCGAGCAAAACAGCGGGTCAGCTAGCGCTCCCCGCGACGTCCAGGCTGACGGATGTGCTCTTCGATGAAATCCCACAGCAGCCGCAGGAGCAGCTGCAGCTCCCTGTTTCACCCCATCCGAAAATCCGCATGATGAGCAACACGATGGCGGAGCAACCCGCCGAATGGCAGACGCTGGCGCAATGGGCCAGCCACTTTGCGATGAGTGAGCGCAATCTGGCGCGGCTGGTGGTGAAGGAGACAGGGCTCAGCTTTCGCCGCTGGCGGCATCAACTGCAGCTGATCGTCGCGTTACAATTGCTGATTAGCGGCAAATCGGTCCAGCAGGTGGCGCAGTCACTCGGCTATGACTCCACCACGGCATTTATCACGATGTTCAGGAAAGGACTGGGGCAAACGCCGGGGCGCTATATCGCCAGTCTGTCTACGACTTCCCGATAA
- the yeaL gene encoding protein YeaL → MFDPTLLILLALAALGFISHNTTVAISILVLIIVRVTPLNTFFPWIEKQGLTIGIIILTIGVMAPIASGTLPASTLLHSFVNWKSLIAIAVGVFVSWLGGRGVTLMSSQPSLVAGLLVGTVLGVALFRGVPVGPLIAAGLVSLFIGKS, encoded by the coding sequence ATGTTTGACCCTACCCTGCTGATCCTGCTGGCTCTGGCCGCACTCGGCTTTATCAGTCACAACACCACGGTCGCGATTTCAATTCTGGTGCTGATTATCGTGCGCGTCACGCCGCTGAATACCTTCTTCCCCTGGATAGAAAAACAAGGCCTCACTATCGGGATAATTATTCTGACCATCGGCGTGATGGCCCCTATCGCCAGCGGCACATTACCGGCATCCACACTTTTACACTCCTTTGTGAACTGGAAATCGCTGATCGCCATCGCCGTGGGCGTATTCGTCTCGTGGCTCGGCGGGCGTGGTGTGACGCTGATGAGTTCCCAGCCGTCTCTGGTCGCCGGTTTACTGGTCGGGACCGTTCTGGGCGTGGCGCTGTTCCGCGGTGTTCCTGTTGGTCCGCTAATTGCCGCCGGACTGGTTTCACTGTTTATCGGGAAGTCGTAG
- a CDS encoding prolyl-tRNA synthetase: MSEMIKDTTTHQQLIALLTEHGAQFRVVEHEAVGKCEAVSEIRGTDLGQGAKALVCKVKGHGVNRHVLAILAADQQADLSQLASHFGGSKASLASPAEVDNLTACVFGAIPPFSFHPQLTLVADPLLFERFDEIAFNAGLLEKSVIMNTADYLRIAQPELVTFRR, from the coding sequence ATGTCGGAAATGATAAAAGATACAACAACCCACCAGCAACTGATCGCACTGCTAACGGAGCATGGCGCTCAATTTCGGGTTGTGGAGCATGAAGCCGTGGGGAAATGCGAAGCGGTGAGTGAAATTCGCGGTACCGATTTGGGCCAGGGGGCAAAAGCGCTGGTGTGCAAAGTCAAAGGTCATGGTGTAAACAGACACGTTCTGGCCATTCTCGCTGCCGATCAGCAGGCAGACCTGAGCCAACTCGCCAGCCATTTTGGCGGGAGTAAAGCATCGCTCGCCAGCCCGGCAGAAGTCGACAACCTCACCGCGTGCGTCTTTGGTGCAATTCCACCGTTCAGCTTTCATCCGCAGTTAACGCTGGTTGCCGATCCGTTGCTGTTTGAACGTTTCGACGAAATTGCGTTTAACGCGGGACTGCTCGAAAAATCAGTGATTATGAACACCGCCGATTACCTGCGAATTGCTCAACCTGAGTTGGTGACTTTTCGTCGATAA